A single window of Athene noctua chromosome 1, bAthNoc1.hap1.1, whole genome shotgun sequence DNA harbors:
- the LOC141973538 gene encoding serine/arginine-rich splicing factor 7-like isoform X4, with product MSRYGRYETKVYVGNLGTGAGKGELERAFSYYGPLRTVWIARNPPGFAFVEFEDPRDAEDAVLGLDGKIICGSRVRVEVSTGMPRRSRYDRPPARRPFDPNDRCYECGEKGHYAYDCHRYSRRRRSRSRSRSRSRSRGRRYSRSRSRSRGRRSRSASYRRSRSISPRRYRSFSPRRSRSASLRRSRYVFSIKSRSRSRSRSVVWPRSSHSPSGSP from the exons ATGTCGCGTTACGGGCGCTACG AGACCAAGGTGTACGTGGGGAACCTGGGCACGGGCGCGGGCAAAGGCGAGCTGGAGAGAGCCTTCAGCTACTACGGCCCCCTGAGAACTGTGTGGATCGCGAGGAACCCGCCGGGCTTTGCCTTCGTGGAGTTTGAAGACCCGAGGGATGCTGAAGATGCTGTGCTTGGCCTTGATGGGAA GATAATATGTGGCTCCAGGGTTAGAGTGGAAGTGTCGACAGGGATGCCTCGTCGCTCCCGTTATGACAGGCCTCCTGCACGGCGCCCCTTTGACCCCAATGACAGATGCTATGAGTGTGGTGAGAAAGGCCACTATGCTTATGATTGTCACCGCTATAGTCGCCGAAGGAGGAGCAG GTCCCGGTCTAGATCCCGCTCAAGGTCCCGAGGAAGAAGGTATTCTCGGTCACGCAGTCGGAGTCGTGGTAGGAG ATCAAGGTCAGCTTCCTACCGCAGGTCCAGGTCCATCTCTCCTCGTAGGTATAGATCATTTTCACCCCGCAGATCTCGGTCTGCTTCTTTAAGGAGGTCAAGGTATGTCTTTTCTATTAA GTCCAGATCACGCTCAAGGTCCCGGTCTGTTGTATGGCCTCGAAGCAG tcaCTCACCATCAGGAAGCCCTTGA
- the LOC141973538 gene encoding serine/arginine-rich splicing factor 7-like isoform X3, with amino-acid sequence MSRYGRYETKVYVGNLGTGAGKGELERAFSYYGPLRTVWIARNPPGFAFVEFEDPRDAEDAVLGLDGKIICGSRVRVEVSTGMPRRSRYDRPPARRPFDPNDRCYECGEKGHYAYDCHRYSRRRRSRSRSRSRSRSRGRRYSRSRSRSRGRRSRSASYRRSRSISPRRYRSFSPRRSRSASLRRSRYVFSIKSRSRSRSRSVVWPRSSHSKSRSPSPKRSHSPSGSP; translated from the exons ATGTCGCGTTACGGGCGCTACG AGACCAAGGTGTACGTGGGGAACCTGGGCACGGGCGCGGGCAAAGGCGAGCTGGAGAGAGCCTTCAGCTACTACGGCCCCCTGAGAACTGTGTGGATCGCGAGGAACCCGCCGGGCTTTGCCTTCGTGGAGTTTGAAGACCCGAGGGATGCTGAAGATGCTGTGCTTGGCCTTGATGGGAA GATAATATGTGGCTCCAGGGTTAGAGTGGAAGTGTCGACAGGGATGCCTCGTCGCTCCCGTTATGACAGGCCTCCTGCACGGCGCCCCTTTGACCCCAATGACAGATGCTATGAGTGTGGTGAGAAAGGCCACTATGCTTATGATTGTCACCGCTATAGTCGCCGAAGGAGGAGCAG GTCCCGGTCTAGATCCCGCTCAAGGTCCCGAGGAAGAAGGTATTCTCGGTCACGCAGTCGGAGTCGTGGTAGGAG ATCAAGGTCAGCTTCCTACCGCAGGTCCAGGTCCATCTCTCCTCGTAGGTATAGATCATTTTCACCCCGCAGATCTCGGTCTGCTTCTTTAAGGAGGTCAAGGTATGTCTTTTCTATTAA GTCCAGATCACGCTCAAGGTCCCGGTCTGTTGTATGGCCTCGAAGCAG tcaCTCAAAGTCCAGATCACCATCTCCAAAGAGAAG tcaCTCACCATCAGGAAGCCCTTGA
- the LOC141973538 gene encoding serine/arginine-rich splicing factor 7-like isoform X1, translating to MSRYGRYETKVYVGNLGTGAGKGELERAFSYYGPLRTVWIARNPPGFAFVEFEDPRDAEDAVLGLDGKIICGSRVRVEVSTGMPRRSRYDRPPARRPFDPNDRCYECGEKGHYAYDCHRYSRRRRSRSRSRSRSRSRGRRYSRSRSRSRGRRSRSASYRRSRSISPRRYRSFSPRRSRSASLRRSRSRSRSRSRSRSVVWPRSRSGSHGRSKSGLPAKSHSKSRSPSPKRSHSPSGSP from the exons ATGTCGCGTTACGGGCGCTACG AGACCAAGGTGTACGTGGGGAACCTGGGCACGGGCGCGGGCAAAGGCGAGCTGGAGAGAGCCTTCAGCTACTACGGCCCCCTGAGAACTGTGTGGATCGCGAGGAACCCGCCGGGCTTTGCCTTCGTGGAGTTTGAAGACCCGAGGGATGCTGAAGATGCTGTGCTTGGCCTTGATGGGAA GATAATATGTGGCTCCAGGGTTAGAGTGGAAGTGTCGACAGGGATGCCTCGTCGCTCCCGTTATGACAGGCCTCCTGCACGGCGCCCCTTTGACCCCAATGACAGATGCTATGAGTGTGGTGAGAAAGGCCACTATGCTTATGATTGTCACCGCTATAGTCGCCGAAGGAGGAGCAG GTCCCGGTCTAGATCCCGCTCAAGGTCCCGAGGAAGAAGGTATTCTCGGTCACGCAGTCGGAGTCGTGGTAGGAG ATCAAGGTCAGCTTCCTACCGCAGGTCCAGGTCCATCTCTCCTCGTAGGTATAGATCATTTTCACCCCGCAGATCTCGGTCTGCTTCTTTAAGGAGGTCAAG ATCTAGGTCCAGATCACGCTCAAGGTCCCGGTCTGTTGTATGGCCTCGAAGCAG GTCTGGGTCCCATGGTAGATCTAAGTCTGGCTTACCTGCTAAAAG tcaCTCAAAGTCCAGATCACCATCTCCAAAGAGAAG tcaCTCACCATCAGGAAGCCCTTGA
- the GEMIN6 gene encoding gem-associated protein 6, which produces MNDWQRKSPLDWEKYVNKMVKVAAIEKHEYEGWVLTVDPVSASVVLATFLENEKVSISVVLGHAVQEVEILKEGDDEMKQRLSCIFVPEESKAYSPEELEKRKNDLKTWLETNHIPVTEQGESGRTLCVMGVLTIDPPYGPEECSSSNEIILSRVQGLIQGYLERHQ; this is translated from the exons ATGAATGACTGGCAGAGGAAAAGCCCTTTAGACTGGGAGAAGTATGTGAACAAAATGGTGAAAGTTGCTGCAATTGAGAAACATGAATATGAAGGATGGGTCTTAACAGTTGATCCAGTTTCTGCTAG TGTTGTCCTTGCAACATTCCTGGAGAATGAAAAAGTGTCCATATCGGTTGTCTTGGGCCATGCTGTCCAGGAGGTTGAAATACTGAAAGAAGGGGATGATGAAATGAAGCAACGGCTTTCTTGCATATTTGTGCCTGAAGAAAGCAAAGCCTACAGCCCAGAGGAActtgaaaagaggaagaatgactTGAAGACTTGGCTAGAAACAAACCACATCCCTGTAACAGAGCAAGGTGAATCAGGAAGAACACTATGCGTGATGGGAGTATTAACTATTGACCCACCATATGGCCCAGAAGAGTGCAGCAGCTCCAATGAGATTATTCTGTCTCGAGTTCAAGGCTTGATACAGGGCTATCTTGAAAGACACCAGTGA
- the SRSF7 gene encoding serine/arginine-rich splicing factor 7 isoform X2 → MSRYGRYGGETKVYVGNLGTGAGKGELERAFSYYGPLRTVWIARNPPGFAFVEFEDPRDAEDAVRGLDGKVICGSRVRVEVSTGMPRRSRYDRPPARRPFDPNDRCYECGEKGHYAYDCHRYSRRRRSRSRSRSRSRSRGRRYSRSRSRSRGRRSRSASYRRSRSVSPRRSRSVSPRRSRSGSLKRSRSRSRSRSRSRSVTWPRSSQSKSRSPSPKRSHSPSGSPQRSASPERMD, encoded by the exons ATGTCGCGTTACGGCCGTTATGGAGGCG AGACCAAGGTGTACGTGGGGAACCTGGGCACGGGCGCGGGCAAAGGCGAGCTGGAGAGAGCCTTCAGCTACTACGGCCCCCTGAGAACTGTGTGGATCGCGAGGAACCCGCCGGGCTTTGCCTTCGTGGAGTTTGAAGACCCGAGGGATGCTGAAGATGCTGTCCGTGGACTTGATGGGAA GGTGATATGTGGCTCCAGGGTTAGAGTGGAAGTGTCGACAGGGATGCCTCGTCGTTCCCGTTATGACAGGCCTCCTGCACGGCGCCCCTTTGACCCCAATGACAGATGCTATGAGTGTGGTGAGAAAGGCCACTATGCTTATGATTGTCACCGCTATAGTCGCCGAAGGAGGAGCAG GTCCCGGTCTAGATCCCGCTCAAGGTCCCGAGGAAGAAGGTATTCTCGGTCACGCAGTCGGAGTCGTGGTAGGAG GTCCAGGTCAGCTTCCTATCGTAGGTCTCGGTCCGTTTCTCCTCGTAGGTCTAGGTCTGTGTCTCCCCGCCGGTCCCGATCGGGTTCCTTGAAGAGATCAAG gtCTAGATCAAGATCCAGATCTAGATCCAGATCTGTTACATGGCCCCGAAGCAG TCAGTCAAAGTCCCGATCACCATCTCCAAAAAGAAG tcatTCACCATCAGGAAGCCCTCAAAGAAGTGCAAGTCCTGAAAGAATGGATTAA
- the LOC141973538 gene encoding serine/arginine-rich splicing factor 7-like isoform X2 yields the protein MSRYGRYETKVYVGNLGTGAGKGELERAFSYYGPLRTVWIARNPPGFAFVEFEDPRDAEDAVLGLDGKIICGSRVRVEVSTGMPRRSRYDRPPARRPFDPNDRCYECGEKGHYAYDCHRYSRRRRSRSRSRSRSRSRGRRYSRSRSRSRGRRSRSASYRRSRSISPRRYRSFSPRRSRSASLRRSRSRSRSRSRSRSVVWPRSSHSKSRSPSPKRSHSPSGSP from the exons ATGTCGCGTTACGGGCGCTACG AGACCAAGGTGTACGTGGGGAACCTGGGCACGGGCGCGGGCAAAGGCGAGCTGGAGAGAGCCTTCAGCTACTACGGCCCCCTGAGAACTGTGTGGATCGCGAGGAACCCGCCGGGCTTTGCCTTCGTGGAGTTTGAAGACCCGAGGGATGCTGAAGATGCTGTGCTTGGCCTTGATGGGAA GATAATATGTGGCTCCAGGGTTAGAGTGGAAGTGTCGACAGGGATGCCTCGTCGCTCCCGTTATGACAGGCCTCCTGCACGGCGCCCCTTTGACCCCAATGACAGATGCTATGAGTGTGGTGAGAAAGGCCACTATGCTTATGATTGTCACCGCTATAGTCGCCGAAGGAGGAGCAG GTCCCGGTCTAGATCCCGCTCAAGGTCCCGAGGAAGAAGGTATTCTCGGTCACGCAGTCGGAGTCGTGGTAGGAG ATCAAGGTCAGCTTCCTACCGCAGGTCCAGGTCCATCTCTCCTCGTAGGTATAGATCATTTTCACCCCGCAGATCTCGGTCTGCTTCTTTAAGGAGGTCAAG ATCTAGGTCCAGATCACGCTCAAGGTCCCGGTCTGTTGTATGGCCTCGAAGCAG tcaCTCAAAGTCCAGATCACCATCTCCAAAGAGAAG tcaCTCACCATCAGGAAGCCCTTGA
- the SRSF7 gene encoding serine/arginine-rich splicing factor 7 isoform X1, translating into MSRYGRYGGETKVYVGNLGTGAGKGELERAFSYYGPLRTVWIARNPPGFAFVEFEDPRDAEDAVRGLDGKVICGSRVRVEVSTGMPRRSRYDRPPARRPFDPNDRCYECGEKGHYAYDCHRYSRRRRSRSRSRSRSRSRGRRYSRSRSRSRGRRSRSASYRRSRSVSPRRSRSVSPRRSRSGSLKRSRSRSRSRSRSRSVTWPRSRSRSHGRSKSGSLAKSQSKSRSPSPKRSHSPSGSPQRSASPERMD; encoded by the exons ATGTCGCGTTACGGCCGTTATGGAGGCG AGACCAAGGTGTACGTGGGGAACCTGGGCACGGGCGCGGGCAAAGGCGAGCTGGAGAGAGCCTTCAGCTACTACGGCCCCCTGAGAACTGTGTGGATCGCGAGGAACCCGCCGGGCTTTGCCTTCGTGGAGTTTGAAGACCCGAGGGATGCTGAAGATGCTGTCCGTGGACTTGATGGGAA GGTGATATGTGGCTCCAGGGTTAGAGTGGAAGTGTCGACAGGGATGCCTCGTCGTTCCCGTTATGACAGGCCTCCTGCACGGCGCCCCTTTGACCCCAATGACAGATGCTATGAGTGTGGTGAGAAAGGCCACTATGCTTATGATTGTCACCGCTATAGTCGCCGAAGGAGGAGCAG GTCCCGGTCTAGATCCCGCTCAAGGTCCCGAGGAAGAAGGTATTCTCGGTCACGCAGTCGGAGTCGTGGTAGGAG GTCCAGGTCAGCTTCCTATCGTAGGTCTCGGTCCGTTTCTCCTCGTAGGTCTAGGTCTGTGTCTCCCCGCCGGTCCCGATCGGGTTCCTTGAAGAGATCAAG gtCTAGATCAAGATCCAGATCTAGATCCAGATCTGTTACATGGCCCCGAAGCAG GTCTAGGTCTCATGGCAGATCAAAATCTGGCTCACTGGCTAAGAG TCAGTCAAAGTCCCGATCACCATCTCCAAAAAGAAG tcatTCACCATCAGGAAGCCCTCAAAGAAGTGCAAGTCCTGAAAGAATGGATTAA